The DNA region TCGAGTACAGGGGACTTTCGACAGGCCAACGTGCTCGGCAATAGCTGGCGCCGAGAGGCCGATCTGTCGCCCGCCAATCGACAGCATACCGATGTACGCCTCATCTACGTCTGCCGGTTCGATTCCTCCCGGAACCGTTTCCACTGCCGCTTCGTAGGCCTCACGGAACAGCGAGCGGTAGCTCTCGTCGGGAAACGATCCAAAGTCGGTCTGAGCGGCTCCAATCAAGTAGGCATCTCGCATGCTGGCCTTTCGAAACGGGGATACATTAACCCCTCACCTACTGTCGGAGCCAGTCGAAACCACTTCCACCGGTTGTGGTTATAACGGCGGTGGCTATTAATACTTGCCGTGTCTGCGTCCTCTATGCAGACCTACGAGGATTTCGCCGAGTATGAACTGCAGTGGGAGGACCAAGAAGACTGGCTACTCCCGAAAATACTCGAACACCAAGCGCACGAACGCCCCGACGAACCGTTCTTACAATGGGAAACCACCGACCAAGTCGCCACCTTCGCTGAGACCGACTGTACCGTGAACTGCCTCGCTCACGGGTTACGTGAGCGCGGCGTCGAGAAAGGCGACCACGTCTTGTTGATGCTGCCCAACTCGCCGGAGTACGTTTTCCTCTGGTTCGCACTGAGCAAGATCGGCGCGGTTGAGGTCCCCGTGAACACGAGCTACAAGCGAGACACGCTGGCCCACGTTGCCAACCTCACTGAGGCGGATTTCGGCATCTTTCATGATTCGTTCGGACAGCGCATTCTTGAGATCGAGTCGTCACTGAATCACCTCTCGGATATCGTCCTCTTAGGCGATAAACCCCTGAGAAATACCACGGACTCCTCGATCGAATTCGGTCGTTATGAGGGCATACTCACTGATGACGATTCAAAGCCCGAGGCTGACCTCTCATTCAATGACACCGCGTCGATTATCATGACCTCGGGAACTACAGGCCCCTCAAAGGCGATTCAGAAAACCTATGCTCATCAGTACTTCTTCGCCGAGCAGTGTGTCAACATCACCCAGCTCACCAGCGAGGACATCTACATGACGGGGAACCCACTGTTTCACTCGAACGGGCAAGTGCTTGTCATTTTCCCAGCTTTGATCATGGGTGCAAAGGTCGCCCTTTTCGAAAAATTCTCTGCATCGGGATGGGTCGACCGCCTCCACGAGACCGGCGCGACTGTCTGTAACTTCCTCGGATCGATGATGGATTTCGTCTACCAACAACCAGAACGCGAGATCGACGACAATAACGATCTCCGATGTCTGTTTGCCGCCCCCACTGCCTACGGCATCAAAAACGAGTTCGAGGACCGCTACGGGATCGAATTCACTACAGAAGTCATCGGTACTACCGAGACTTGTATGCCGGTCCTAACCCCTTACGGGGTCGACAGACCGAACGGGGCCGCAGGAGTTCTTTTGTCGGATTATTTCGACGTTCAGTTGGTCGATCCAGAGACGGATTGGCCAGTCGAAACCGGGACAATGGGTGAGTACACGATTCGTCCGGAGATCCCGTGGATCATGACACCTGGATACTACGGAATGCCGGAGAAAACCGTCGAAGCGCTCCGGAACGGATGGTTTCACACTGGTGATGGTCTCCGACGAGACGAAGACGGCTGGTTTTATTTCGTCGATCGAATGGGTGATACACTCCGCCGGCGTGGGGAAAACATTTCAACGTATGAGGTGGAACAGCCGCTTCTCAGCCATCCCGCGGTTGAGGAGTGCGCCGTCGTCGGAATCAAGGCCGAAGAAGAAGGGGGTGAAGACGAGGTCAAGGCATGGCTCACCGTCAAACAGGGTCAGTCGGCAACAGAGGTAGAACTAATCGAGTGGGCCAACGAGCGAATGCCCTACTTTATGGTGCCGCGTTACCTTGAAGTCGTGGACGAACTTCCGAAGACTGAGAATGAGAAGATTCAGAAGGCGAAACTTCGCGAGTGGGGCAATTCCGAGCAAACCTGGGACCGGAAAGCAGTAGGCGTCGAAGTGAGCAGAGACTAGCCCTCGGTCGTCGACTGCAGTTCTCAATCCGAACAGCTCCCCGATAGCTCCGACGACCACGGCCTGATTTTGGCATCCGTACATCGGTGAGCAGCCATTTTGCAGGCCGCTTCGGTATCCAACATCCATTTGACAAGCGTACTACTGACCATGTGAGCAAATGGAGAATCTCACGGGCCATGCCCGAGGCAACTGCAGTACGGCCAACGAAAGGGCTGGATGGTCAAGTACTCACAAACTGGGTAACGCTGTTGTAGATGGCTCCCTCTTGAGAAAGAGAGGCGGGAACTTTATCTCCCCGACGGGTCTCGTTCGAGCTATGTCGAGGATCGTTGACGTGCATTCGCATCTATGGGCAGAGGACTGGCTCCCCAAGCGGTTTTGGGATGCGTTCGTGGACATCGCCGTCCGTCAAAACGAGAAACGAGGGAACACGGTCGATCCAGAGCGAATTCGGGAGTCGTACCTTCCGACGTACTGGGACCCGACCGGTGAGAAACTACTCGAACTGATGGACGAAAACGTAATCGACCACCAGGTCGTCTTCGGGGTCGATTTCGGACTCGCATTAGGAGAGCCAGAGACCCCGATCCGGGAGGTCAACCGCAAAATAAGCGAGTTCGGTGCGGATAACACGGATCGAATTTCAACACTAGCAACGATCGATCCGCGCCGACCGGGTGCAGTCGACCATATAGAGACGGCAATCACAGACTGGGGAATGGACGGGATCAAACTCCACCCCACTGCGGGGTTCTATCACCATGATCAAGAGACCTACCGCCTGCTTGAACTCGCCCGCCGCCTCAACGTACCGGTGCTCACCGATTCGGGTCCGATTTTCGCACCCCTCTATAGCAAGTATTCACACCCCAACAACTTGGACGAGGTCCTCTCTGATTTCCCGGATCTCGACATTATCGCCGCTCATATGTCCTTCGAGTGGTGGCGGGACCTCCATGCGGTCGCGAACTCGAAGGTCAACACACGCCTTCATGTCGACGTTTCGGGCTGGCAGGAACGCTGCAAGGAACGACCGGAGGAGTTCGCGACCGCCGTCCGGCACCTGATGGATGCCGTTGGGAGTGACAGGATGCTGTTCGGAACAGACGACCCGGCATTCTATCCCGTTCATCCAAAAGATGAATGGATCGGGAATATTCGTGCGCTAGCAAGCCGAGAGACCGATCCAACCTTCACGGACGAGGAGATCGAGAGCTTGCTCGGACAAAACGCAACGCGGCTGTTTGACTGCTAATTTCCTGATAGGTGCCTCGGATATCGCTCTCACCGCTCATCTCTTAGCTGGACTGAGTCTGACGAGCGAAGTGCTCTCAAGAAGGTTATACGTTTTTAGTTGGTCGATGGTGCCGCAATCACGCTGTCTCTCCCGGTGATCGCAACGTCTACCCCAGGCGAATTAAGAGGCGTTAGTTCTCCGATTCCAGAGCGCCTCCCATGATGGTCGTTTTTCTGCCTAGTGAACTATCGCACATATCGGGCTGGCACCGCTCGTTGAGGGATCAAACTCCCCGGACGCAGACAAATTCCATACTAAACCCGCTCAGATCGTTGTCGTTCTCCCGTTGTGATGTGTAGGTTGTAAGAACCGTCGCGCTCTGGTCGATATCCGGTGAGTGAGCGAGTTTTTCGAAGGCAAACCGAGTCCAAATCAGACTTCGCGGACCCGATTTGTTTCGCTGACTTCCCAGTCTTCGATTTCCTCTCGAACTACCTTCCCGGTTGCGGAACGAGGGAAATCCTCGGGCTCGACGATTTCGATGAAATGGGGGAGTTTGTAGTTCGCCAAGTTCCCTTTCAACATCTCCATGAGTTCGTCTGTGTCAACCTCGTCTGGGTTGAATGTACTGACAATCGCGCGTGGTACTTCTCCCCACTTTTCGTCGGATACGCGGACGACAGTTGCCTCTTCAATCTCCTCATGCTGGAGGAGTACCTTTTCGAGTTCTGCAGGATAGATATTCTCTCCTCCACTTTTGATGAGGTATTTCCGGCGGTTGACAAAGCTGTAGGTGCCATCATCATTGTGGACAAAGATGTCGCCAGTTCGGAACCAGCCATCTTTGAAGTCTGCCTCGTTGGCCTCGGGGTTGTTGATGTATCCGCTACAGAGCGTCGGACCGCGAGCCGCAAGTTCACCTCGGCCTTCGACTTCATTCCAGTCTTCGTCGATGAGTTTCAAATCCACATATGAGGACTCGACTTTTGCGAGGTCCTCATCGTCAGGCATAACACCTACAGGAATGTTGCTGCCCGCGCTGAGTACGTTGGCATCCTCAGTTGCTCCATAGGAATTCTTGAACGGCATATCGAACTTCTCAGTTACTCGTTTGACTTTTTTCGGGTCCACGAGGTCAACCAGTGCACCAATTTCACGGATTTCCCGCATGTCTTCGGCCCCGATATCGTTCTCATCGAGGTAATCGAGGAATTTGTTGATGACGCCAGGGAGCAAGAACATCCAACCGATCCCACCTTTGTCTTTCTCCAGCAGGATATCAACTATACGTTCCGTGTCGAACCCATCCGGCGGGTAGTAAGTCCCACCCATAGAGAAAACTGCTGGAAGGGCGTCTGCTGAGATGATGTGGAATAGAGGTGCCCATGCGATCCAGCCATCACCTCGCTGGAGATTCCAGTCGATAGTATAGGTATACCCGCGAGCGAGCCAGGCTCGGTGACTGATAACGACACCCTTTGGAAGACCGGTCGTTCCCGAAGTGTACAGAACCACGAGTCCCTGTTCGGGGTCCACATCGTACTCCGGAGCCGGTTCTTCGGTTGAGCCGTTCTCAATCAGGGTCTCATAATCGTCATCACCGTTGTCGCCGTCGAAATTGATGATGTCTGGTGGGTCATCAAGACCATTTTCGATCCAACTCGCTTTCTCACGGTATCGATCAGAGACAATGAGAACATCGGGTTCGACAAGACCAGCACAGTGGACGAGTTCTTCTTCTTCGAGCCGCCAGTTCAGTGCGGGAACTAAAAAGCCGACTTTGGCGGCGGCGAAGTAGGATTCTATGTATTCTCCGCGGTTCTCCGCGAGAACGGCGACAGTAGCGTCTCCTTTTTCGTATCCACGACTGAGAAGCGAGTTTGCTAGCGCATTGACTCGTTCATTAAATTCAGCGTACGTTACTTCTCGCCCTGGTTCGCTTACTGCTACGTTGTCGGCGTGCATCCGTGCCGCCTTTCGCATCAAGTCACCAACGTTGAAGTGCTGAGAGCGTTCAATAAACGATTCTTGATCTTCTATTCCTAGATCGAAGTTGTGCTTCATATCCATTTTTCGGTGTGAGCGGCTGATGTGGGCTTCGCTTCTGTTCTCCGAGTCGAGTCAGACAGTATTGTTCTGTTCTGTTGTTTCCGAGTGTCGGACGGGCTTTCGGTGGATGCTGTCCGTGTGCGTGGCGAAACGTTCGATGTGGTCTCCGGGACGCGCTTCGAAGACATCGTCAGATAACCATCGGTTCTTCGACCCATCCCTCGTCGTATGGTGAGAGATACTTTGCATCGTACGTGAGTTTCTCGATGAACCACTCATCTTCGACTTTGATGAACTCAATTTCGTAAAACCCGGCGAGCCACGCAGCGCCGATATCCTCGAGGTGCCCTAGATCGAGGAAGTGCCAGCGGCCCGTTGCAGTATCACCATCCGTAGTGATCCAGGGGTTGATTCCAAGGTGGAATGAGTCGAGAATCCCCGTTTCGCCCTCGATGTACCCCTCAAGAAAGTCAGTGACTTCATCTCTGCCCTCGTAATAGCCGAAGTCGCCGTAATCGATGGCGCAATCGTCGTGGAGCAGTTCGAGAACTCCATCGAGATCGTGGTCGTCCATCCTCCGCATGTAGCAGTGCACTACGTTTGACACCGTAAGCACCGCCACTGGATCATCTACTTCTTGCATGGTGCAACCTAGCGTCACACTACCAAACGGCAAAAAGGTTGGG from Halococcus sediminicola includes:
- a CDS encoding AMP-binding protein, giving the protein MQTYEDFAEYELQWEDQEDWLLPKILEHQAHERPDEPFLQWETTDQVATFAETDCTVNCLAHGLRERGVEKGDHVLLMLPNSPEYVFLWFALSKIGAVEVPVNTSYKRDTLAHVANLTEADFGIFHDSFGQRILEIESSLNHLSDIVLLGDKPLRNTTDSSIEFGRYEGILTDDDSKPEADLSFNDTASIIMTSGTTGPSKAIQKTYAHQYFFAEQCVNITQLTSEDIYMTGNPLFHSNGQVLVIFPALIMGAKVALFEKFSASGWVDRLHETGATVCNFLGSMMDFVYQQPEREIDDNNDLRCLFAAPTAYGIKNEFEDRYGIEFTTEVIGTTETCMPVLTPYGVDRPNGAAGVLLSDYFDVQLVDPETDWPVETGTMGEYTIRPEIPWIMTPGYYGMPEKTVEALRNGWFHTGDGLRRDEDGWFYFVDRMGDTLRRRGENISTYEVEQPLLSHPAVEECAVVGIKAEEEGGEDEVKAWLTVKQGQSATEVELIEWANERMPYFMVPRYLEVVDELPKTENEKIQKAKLREWGNSEQTWDRKAVGVEVSRD
- a CDS encoding class I adenylate-forming enzyme family protein, with product MKHNFDLGIEDQESFIERSQHFNVGDLMRKAARMHADNVAVSEPGREVTYAEFNERVNALANSLLSRGYEKGDATVAVLAENRGEYIESYFAAAKVGFLVPALNWRLEEEELVHCAGLVEPDVLIVSDRYREKASWIENGLDDPPDIINFDGDNGDDDYETLIENGSTEEPAPEYDVDPEQGLVVLYTSGTTGLPKGVVISHRAWLARGYTYTIDWNLQRGDGWIAWAPLFHIISADALPAVFSMGGTYYPPDGFDTERIVDILLEKDKGGIGWMFLLPGVINKFLDYLDENDIGAEDMREIREIGALVDLVDPKKVKRVTEKFDMPFKNSYGATEDANVLSAGSNIPVGVMPDDEDLAKVESSYVDLKLIDEDWNEVEGRGELAARGPTLCSGYINNPEANEADFKDGWFRTGDIFVHNDDGTYSFVNRRKYLIKSGGENIYPAELEKVLLQHEEIEEATVVRVSDEKWGEVPRAIVSTFNPDEVDTDELMEMLKGNLANYKLPHFIEIVEPEDFPRSATGKVVREEIEDWEVSETNRVREV
- a CDS encoding nuclear transport factor 2 family protein, whose translation is MQEVDDPVAVLTVSNVVHCYMRRMDDHDLDGVLELLHDDCAIDYGDFGYYEGRDEVTDFLEGYIEGETGILDSFHLGINPWITTDGDTATGRWHFLDLGHLEDIGAAWLAGFYEIEFIKVEDEWFIEKLTYDAKYLSPYDEGWVEEPMVI
- a CDS encoding amidohydrolase family protein, encoding MENLTGHARGNCSTANERAGWSSTHKLGNAVVDGSLLRKRGGNFISPTGLVRAMSRIVDVHSHLWAEDWLPKRFWDAFVDIAVRQNEKRGNTVDPERIRESYLPTYWDPTGEKLLELMDENVIDHQVVFGVDFGLALGEPETPIREVNRKISEFGADNTDRISTLATIDPRRPGAVDHIETAITDWGMDGIKLHPTAGFYHHDQETYRLLELARRLNVPVLTDSGPIFAPLYSKYSHPNNLDEVLSDFPDLDIIAAHMSFEWWRDLHAVANSKVNTRLHVDVSGWQERCKERPEEFATAVRHLMDAVGSDRMLFGTDDPAFYPVHPKDEWIGNIRALASRETDPTFTDEEIESLLGQNATRLFDC